In Arthrobacter sp. CDRTa11, one DNA window encodes the following:
- a CDS encoding ATP-binding cassette domain-containing protein — translation MIHTDKLTKTFTAKKETVEAVKGVDIEVRPGELVAFLGPNGAGKSTTLRMLTTLLRPTSGTATVAGVDVLADPAGVRARIGYIGQGNGGGHSFRVIDELVMQGRFYGMNTTDATNRAQELLKSLDLTDLAKRTVIKLSGGQRRRMDVALGLMHSPRLLFLDEPSTGMDPQNRANLWEHIMRMRAEHGTTIVLTTHYMDEADLMSERVIVIDHGQIIADDTPARLKANLAGDLLAVEVAADAAPGVRGLLGRAAAGGEVKENTYDGVVRFRLRLTEGARLAPVLLQEMNDAGAPAQSLELKPPTLDDVFLELTGRNLREGANR, via the coding sequence ATGATCCACACTGACAAACTGACCAAGACCTTCACCGCCAAGAAGGAAACGGTGGAAGCCGTCAAAGGCGTGGACATTGAGGTCCGCCCGGGTGAACTGGTGGCTTTCCTCGGCCCGAACGGCGCCGGCAAGTCCACCACGCTCAGGATGCTGACAACCTTGCTGAGGCCCACGTCGGGCACGGCAACAGTTGCGGGCGTGGACGTTTTGGCCGACCCGGCCGGCGTCCGGGCCCGGATCGGCTATATCGGCCAGGGCAACGGTGGCGGCCACAGCTTCCGGGTCATTGACGAACTGGTGATGCAGGGCCGCTTTTACGGCATGAACACCACGGACGCCACCAACCGGGCACAGGAACTCCTGAAGTCCCTGGACCTCACCGACCTCGCGAAACGCACCGTTATCAAGCTGTCTGGCGGCCAGCGGCGGAGGATGGATGTGGCGCTGGGTCTGATGCATTCGCCGCGGCTGCTGTTCCTGGACGAACCCTCCACTGGCATGGACCCGCAGAACCGGGCCAACCTGTGGGAGCACATCATGCGGATGCGCGCGGAGCACGGGACCACCATCGTCCTGACCACGCATTACATGGACGAGGCGGATCTGATGTCAGAACGTGTGATCGTGATCGACCACGGCCAGATCATCGCCGACGATACCCCGGCCCGGCTCAAGGCCAACCTGGCCGGTGACCTGCTGGCGGTGGAGGTGGCGGCGGACGCGGCCCCCGGCGTGCGCGGGCTGCTGGGGCGCGCCGCCGCGGGCGGTGAGGTTAAGGAAAACACGTACGACGGCGTGGTCCGCTTCCGTCTCCGGCTCACCGAAGGTGCCCGGCTGGCGCCGGTGCTGCTTCAGGAGATGAACGACGCCGGCGCTCCCGCCCAGTCCTTGGAGCTGAAGCCCCCCACCCTGGACGACGTATTCCTGGAGTTGACCGGCCGCAACCTGCGGGAAGGAGCGAACCGGTAA
- a CDS encoding ABC transporter permease yields MTAQANQDFVEKPGLLQVLRDTKYVFWREMLLPLRDPFSLIFSLIQPLVFLGLFGPLLGAAVGAPAFGGQSTLQWFLPGVVVMIALFGTSMTGSNLQYELMTGSYERILATPLSRSSLMIGRALKEWAPLVVQGLLIALVCIPFGFVFYPVHVLLGLVILGIFGIGLGALSYALALVSQSKEWIFWAVQQTLLFPLMILSGIMLPIEAGPEWMKTASLFNPLTYLVNAERELFAGGVGTDTLLGLLAASVTAAVGLVVGVRTIGRNIN; encoded by the coding sequence ATGACTGCCCAGGCAAACCAGGACTTCGTGGAAAAGCCGGGCCTCCTCCAGGTCCTGCGCGACACGAAGTATGTGTTCTGGCGCGAGATGCTGCTGCCGCTGCGCGACCCGTTCTCGCTGATCTTTTCCCTGATCCAGCCGCTGGTGTTCCTGGGGCTCTTCGGCCCGCTGCTCGGCGCCGCCGTGGGTGCGCCGGCGTTTGGCGGCCAGTCCACCCTTCAGTGGTTCCTGCCAGGCGTGGTGGTGATGATCGCCCTGTTCGGAACCTCCATGACGGGCTCCAACCTGCAGTACGAGCTTATGACCGGTTCCTACGAGCGGATCCTGGCCACGCCGCTGTCCCGTTCGTCGCTGATGATTGGGCGGGCCCTGAAGGAGTGGGCTCCCCTGGTGGTGCAGGGTTTACTGATCGCCCTGGTCTGCATCCCGTTCGGTTTTGTTTTCTACCCGGTGCACGTGCTGTTGGGCCTGGTCATCCTCGGCATCTTCGGGATTGGCCTTGGGGCTCTCTCGTATGCCCTGGCGCTCGTCTCGCAGAGCAAGGAGTGGATCTTCTGGGCTGTGCAGCAGACGTTGCTTTTCCCGCTGATGATCCTGTCCGGCATCATGCTGCCCATCGAAGCGGGCCCGGAGTGGATGAAAACGGCCAGCCTGTTCAACCCGCTGACCTACCTGGTTAACGCCGAGCGGGAACTCTTCGCCGGCGGAGTCGGGACCGACACGCTCCTGGGCCTGCTTGCCGCATCGGTGACGGCCGCCGTCGGGCTGGTGGTGGGTGTCCGGACCATCGGCCGGAACATCAACTGA
- a CDS encoding response regulator transcription factor: protein MNEPGVLRVVIAEDNYLVREGLRRLLEDSGEIDVVASTGNATELLDAVRRFSPDAVLTDIRMPPGHHMEGIEAARAIRASHPDTGVVVLSQHADQSYALALFADGSAGLGYLLKDRIGDLEDLVHAIREVHVGGSVIDPEIVDTLVRRRSTGPASPLSDLSPRELDVLREMARGRTNAGIEQALYLSSSTVEKHVNAIFTKLHIPATGVHRRVAAVLAFLQNDGTAAPHS, encoded by the coding sequence ATGAATGAGCCGGGCGTGCTCAGGGTTGTGATCGCGGAAGACAACTACCTTGTACGCGAGGGGCTTCGCCGTTTGCTGGAGGACTCAGGTGAAATTGACGTCGTCGCCTCCACCGGCAATGCCACCGAGTTGCTTGATGCCGTACGGCGTTTCTCTCCGGATGCGGTACTCACCGACATCCGGATGCCCCCCGGCCACCATATGGAGGGAATCGAGGCTGCCCGCGCCATCCGTGCTTCACATCCGGACACCGGGGTGGTGGTGCTGTCACAGCACGCCGATCAAAGCTATGCTCTCGCGCTCTTCGCGGACGGCTCGGCGGGCCTCGGCTACCTGCTGAAGGACCGCATCGGCGACCTTGAGGACCTCGTGCATGCGATCCGTGAAGTGCACGTGGGCGGTTCAGTCATCGACCCCGAGATCGTGGACACCTTGGTGCGCCGGCGCAGCACAGGCCCGGCCAGCCCGCTCTCCGACTTGTCGCCCCGTGAGCTGGACGTGCTGCGGGAGATGGCCCGGGGAAGGACGAACGCCGGCATCGAGCAGGCGCTCTACCTGTCGTCCTCCACCGTGGAGAAACACGTCAACGCGATCTTCACCAAGCTGCACATCCCCGCCACGGGGGTGCACCGGCGGGTTGCGGCTGTGCTCGCGTTCCTGCAGAACGACGGAACGGCGGCCCCGCACTCTTAG
- a CDS encoding sensor histidine kinase, whose translation MLRRWGLLAALAPIGVASLLYVVIVRGFVDSAGDHHLGWPLLGVLPTLVFGLWLLTVSSARSAVFIAVAATSMAVGSACETIVLTNVGLIQEPWFPLFSMIGLTADAVSTAAFLAMFATYPTGTLERRWQRIAVALIWVPVAVGPLTLLTTPHVVMQPYIGISGDALPNQFALPWLEWAAPAVHYLIHQPWPSVVLGLGVLYSRAIFGDPEVRARMRVMTWVVTVSLVGFVLWTVTPPVWITSVVVFASLIAMPLAAIHGIFRYGAFDIAPGDRARFVARSSSLLITVLYGIGVATPAVLLADRLPVVGAVLLTTLLAVCLLPVRGWLQRWIHRTVFGDRDRQLSLLSELGSRLEQSVEPGDLLTRLATAVRDGLDASWVRIFLAGPDGKLAPAPVGVAGDVKGEAAASCDLDRADEKLGRIEVGPRRRGDYSEAENALLRTVAAQAAAAVANVRLSAQLAQQLEDLTESRERLVAAQDDERKRLERDLHDGIQQNVVAQIAGLRLARNRLHRGELTADELAGLQEQARETLTDLRELAHGIHPPVLSDNGLVAAIESSVSRFPIPLRMEAEGAIRAERFPEDVETTAYYVVREALANTAKHAGAAHASVELARNNGSLRIVISDDGCGIGTLVPRPRGGLANIRDRVAALRGTVDVFGNEPSGTTVLVQLPVERKGTGHE comes from the coding sequence GTGCTCCGGAGATGGGGATTGCTCGCAGCGCTGGCTCCGATCGGAGTGGCGTCGCTGCTCTACGTCGTCATAGTCCGCGGCTTCGTCGACTCCGCCGGGGATCATCACCTTGGCTGGCCTTTGCTCGGCGTGCTGCCGACGCTCGTGTTCGGCTTGTGGCTGCTCACCGTTTCGTCCGCCCGGTCCGCTGTTTTTATCGCGGTGGCAGCCACGTCCATGGCTGTCGGCTCGGCGTGCGAAACCATAGTCCTGACCAACGTCGGGTTAATCCAGGAGCCGTGGTTCCCGCTCTTCAGCATGATCGGCCTGACCGCGGATGCTGTATCCACCGCGGCCTTCCTGGCCATGTTTGCCACTTACCCCACCGGAACCCTGGAGCGGAGATGGCAACGGATCGCCGTCGCCCTGATCTGGGTGCCTGTGGCAGTGGGCCCGCTGACCCTGCTGACCACCCCCCACGTCGTTATGCAGCCATACATCGGCATCAGCGGCGACGCCCTTCCGAATCAGTTTGCGCTGCCCTGGCTCGAATGGGCTGCCCCGGCGGTGCACTACCTTATCCACCAGCCGTGGCCGAGCGTTGTGCTGGGGCTCGGCGTGCTCTACTCCCGAGCGATCTTCGGCGATCCGGAGGTACGTGCACGCATGCGGGTCATGACCTGGGTGGTCACCGTGTCACTGGTGGGCTTCGTCCTGTGGACCGTCACGCCGCCGGTGTGGATCACCTCCGTCGTCGTCTTCGCCTCGCTCATCGCGATGCCTCTGGCGGCTATCCACGGCATCTTCCGCTATGGCGCCTTCGACATTGCACCAGGTGACCGGGCGCGGTTTGTTGCCCGCTCATCCAGCCTGCTGATCACCGTTCTCTACGGGATCGGAGTGGCTACGCCAGCCGTGCTCCTTGCGGACAGGCTCCCGGTCGTTGGGGCAGTCCTCCTGACCACGTTGCTTGCCGTCTGCCTGCTGCCGGTGCGGGGGTGGCTGCAGCGGTGGATCCACCGCACTGTCTTCGGAGACCGGGACCGCCAGCTGTCGCTGCTCAGCGAGCTCGGCTCCCGATTGGAGCAGTCTGTCGAGCCGGGCGATCTGCTCACCCGGCTGGCAACAGCCGTTCGGGATGGCCTCGATGCCTCCTGGGTCCGGATCTTCCTGGCCGGACCCGACGGCAAGCTTGCCCCTGCACCCGTCGGTGTAGCAGGGGACGTCAAGGGAGAGGCCGCGGCGTCCTGCGACCTGGACCGGGCGGATGAGAAGCTCGGCCGTATTGAGGTGGGCCCGCGCCGGCGGGGGGACTACAGCGAAGCCGAAAATGCGCTGCTCCGGACTGTAGCCGCCCAGGCCGCGGCCGCCGTCGCGAACGTGCGACTCAGCGCCCAGCTGGCCCAGCAGCTGGAGGATCTCACCGAGTCCCGGGAGCGTCTTGTCGCCGCGCAGGATGATGAACGAAAACGCCTGGAGCGGGATCTGCACGATGGGATCCAACAGAACGTGGTGGCCCAAATCGCCGGCCTGCGGCTTGCACGCAACCGGCTGCACCGCGGTGAGCTCACCGCGGACGAACTCGCCGGGTTGCAGGAGCAGGCCCGCGAAACACTGACGGACCTTCGGGAGCTCGCACACGGCATCCACCCGCCCGTGCTGAGCGACAACGGCCTGGTAGCGGCCATCGAGTCGAGCGTGTCAAGGTTCCCGATCCCGCTGAGAATGGAAGCTGAAGGGGCAATCCGCGCCGAGCGGTTCCCTGAGGACGTGGAGACAACGGCGTATTACGTGGTGCGGGAGGCGCTGGCAAACACCGCGAAGCATGCCGGTGCAGCGCACGCCTCAGTCGAACTGGCACGCAACAACGGCAGCCTGCGCATCGTCATCAGCGACGATGGCTGCGGCATCGGCACGCTCGTTCCCCGCCCGCGTGGCGGCCTGGCGAACATCCGGGACCGTGTGGCGGCACTGCGGGGTACCGTGGACGTTTTCGGCAACGAGCCTTCCGGGACCACCGTGCTGGTCCAGCTCCCGGTTGAACGGAAGGGAACGGGCCATGAATGA
- a CDS encoding multicopper oxidase family protein produces the protein MPSRRDRYRRVAVGLGLTLALGLGALGWSSTLLGEYSVMDMGGKDMAGGQAGHVHGSAAGTGPADGDISVSELIADPLRTPDVRFELVARRQTVDLPGGRAVEGYTVNGTSPGPTIRARQGDLVEVVFLNESVAAGATLHWHGIDVPNEADGVAGITQDAVPPGGRYVYRFIAADAGTYWYHSHQVSHEQVERGLLGAVVIDPAVPAADPPAAGPALAGVTTDVVALLHVYAGQHTLNGRVQDEHVAAAPGATTRIRIINTDQGTAAVWSATPFRVIATDGQEVNAPGAVDGKSVLIPAGGRLDLTMQAPTHGSVRLHVGGARSLTIGDPAAAAPSARQPADALDLLAYGEPAALEFNPRSPDQTFDYVIGRRPGLIDGRPGNFWTINGRLFPDVPMFHVGKDDVVVMRIVNETGEVHPMHLHGHHVVVLSRDGKAASGSPWRVDSLDVHPGESYEIAFVADNPGIWSGHCHTLPHAVDGLVAHIMYNGVSTPFTINGAAGNHPE, from the coding sequence ATGCCGTCGCGACGTGACCGCTACCGGCGGGTGGCCGTCGGCCTTGGTTTGACCCTCGCGCTTGGCCTCGGCGCGCTCGGCTGGAGTTCGACGCTGCTTGGCGAGTACTCGGTCATGGACATGGGAGGCAAGGACATGGCGGGCGGGCAAGCCGGCCATGTCCATGGCTCCGCCGCGGGCACTGGGCCCGCCGACGGCGATATCAGCGTGAGCGAGCTGATCGCAGACCCGCTTCGGACCCCTGATGTGCGGTTCGAACTTGTCGCGCGCCGGCAAACGGTTGACCTGCCAGGAGGCCGCGCCGTCGAGGGGTACACCGTGAACGGCACGTCTCCGGGGCCGACCATTCGCGCGAGACAGGGCGACCTCGTTGAGGTGGTGTTCCTGAATGAGTCAGTCGCCGCTGGAGCCACCCTGCACTGGCATGGCATCGACGTGCCGAACGAGGCTGACGGGGTTGCGGGCATCACCCAGGATGCGGTTCCGCCCGGCGGCCGTTATGTCTACCGGTTCATTGCGGCCGACGCCGGCACGTACTGGTATCACTCGCATCAGGTCTCGCATGAGCAGGTGGAGCGCGGGCTGCTGGGTGCGGTGGTCATTGACCCTGCTGTACCAGCGGCTGATCCGCCAGCGGCCGGGCCGGCACTGGCCGGCGTCACAACAGACGTCGTCGCGCTGCTGCATGTCTACGCGGGCCAGCACACACTGAACGGGCGGGTGCAGGACGAACATGTGGCGGCAGCACCCGGCGCCACAACACGGATCCGCATCATCAACACAGACCAGGGCACTGCCGCCGTCTGGTCAGCCACTCCTTTCCGGGTGATTGCCACGGACGGGCAGGAGGTGAATGCTCCCGGTGCTGTGGACGGCAAATCGGTATTGATTCCAGCGGGAGGCCGGCTGGATCTCACCATGCAGGCGCCGACGCACGGCTCGGTGCGCCTCCACGTGGGCGGAGCCCGCAGTCTGACCATCGGCGATCCCGCGGCGGCCGCACCCTCAGCACGGCAGCCCGCCGACGCACTGGACCTGCTGGCATACGGGGAACCTGCCGCGCTCGAATTCAACCCGCGGTCGCCGGATCAAACGTTCGACTACGTGATCGGACGCCGGCCGGGCCTCATCGACGGGCGCCCCGGCAACTTCTGGACCATCAACGGCCGCCTCTTCCCGGACGTACCGATGTTCCACGTGGGCAAGGATGACGTCGTCGTGATGCGCATCGTGAACGAGACAGGCGAAGTGCATCCGATGCACCTGCACGGCCACCACGTCGTGGTGCTTTCCCGCGACGGGAAGGCGGCGTCGGGCAGCCCATGGCGGGTCGACTCACTTGACGTCCACCCGGGAGAGTCCTATGAGATCGCTTTCGTCGCCGACAACCCTGGCATCTGGAGCGGCCATTGCCATACGCTCCCGCACGCCGTGGACGGCCTCGTGGCCCACATCATGTACAACGGAGTCTCGACGCCGTTCACCATCAACGGCGCCGCAGGCAACCATCCCGAGTGA
- a CDS encoding AMP-binding protein, with the protein MRAYTAGDTDVPLLGETIGQNFESVVARFPFHDALIEAAPVPGADARRWSYTKMNDDVDRLARALLALGVARGDRVGIWSPNCAEWTLLQYATAKAGAILVNVNPAYRSHELEFVLRQNGMRMLVTAPSDRSSDYVGMARGALAACPELRELVFLPDVGMEGLDAGVPESDAELTYAELLKRADDVGHSGLKARMAELDPHDPVNLQYTSGTTGFPKGATLTHHNILNNGYSIGELLGYTEHSRVVIPVPFYHCFGMVIGNLNALSHGAATIIPGRGFNPAAALEAVQDFGGTSLYGVPTMFIAELALPDFASYDLSTLRTGVMAGSPCPVEVMNRVITEMNMVDVAICYGMTETSPVSTMTRRGDTLEHRTQTVGRTMPGLESKIVDPATGEVLERGQIGELCTRGYAVMKGYWNQPDKTAEAIDADGWMHTGDLAAMDDDGYVVIEGRIKDMVIRGGENIYPREIEEFLYTHPSIQDVQVIGVPDPKYGEELMACIILKPGSDSLDAPAVAEFCRGRLAHYKIPRYVDVRESFPMTVSGKIRKVEMREEAVARLGL; encoded by the coding sequence ATGCGCGCATACACAGCCGGGGACACTGACGTCCCGCTGCTCGGGGAGACCATCGGCCAGAACTTTGAAAGCGTGGTGGCCCGGTTTCCGTTCCACGATGCGCTGATTGAGGCTGCACCGGTGCCGGGAGCTGACGCCCGCCGCTGGAGTTATACAAAAATGAACGACGACGTCGACAGGCTCGCGCGCGCGCTCCTCGCCCTGGGCGTTGCCCGTGGGGACCGGGTGGGCATCTGGAGCCCGAACTGCGCCGAATGGACGCTCCTGCAGTACGCCACAGCCAAGGCAGGGGCAATCCTGGTCAACGTCAATCCGGCATACCGCAGCCACGAGCTGGAATTTGTGCTCAGGCAGAACGGCATGCGGATGCTGGTGACGGCGCCCTCTGACCGCAGCAGTGATTACGTGGGGATGGCTCGCGGGGCGCTCGCGGCCTGTCCCGAGCTGCGGGAGCTGGTATTCCTTCCGGATGTGGGTATGGAGGGGCTCGACGCCGGCGTCCCCGAAAGCGATGCGGAGCTGACGTACGCCGAGCTGCTCAAGCGGGCTGACGACGTCGGGCATTCCGGACTGAAGGCGCGCATGGCAGAACTGGATCCGCACGATCCCGTCAATCTGCAGTACACCTCCGGGACCACAGGTTTTCCCAAGGGTGCCACGCTGACGCACCACAACATCCTTAACAACGGCTACTCCATCGGGGAGCTGCTGGGCTACACCGAGCACAGCCGGGTGGTGATCCCGGTGCCGTTCTATCACTGCTTCGGGATGGTGATCGGCAACCTGAACGCGCTCAGCCATGGTGCCGCGACCATCATCCCGGGCAGGGGCTTCAACCCGGCCGCCGCCCTGGAAGCAGTCCAGGACTTCGGCGGGACATCCCTGTACGGCGTGCCCACGATGTTCATCGCCGAGCTGGCCCTGCCTGACTTCGCGTCCTATGACCTGTCCACGCTCCGCACCGGAGTGATGGCAGGCTCGCCTTGTCCCGTCGAGGTGATGAACCGGGTCATCACGGAGATGAACATGGTGGATGTGGCCATCTGCTACGGCATGACCGAAACCTCGCCGGTGTCCACCATGACCCGCAGGGGAGACACCCTGGAGCACCGGACCCAGACTGTCGGCCGGACCATGCCCGGGCTGGAAAGCAAGATTGTGGACCCGGCAACAGGGGAGGTGCTGGAGCGTGGACAGATCGGCGAATTGTGCACGCGTGGCTACGCCGTGATGAAGGGCTATTGGAACCAGCCGGACAAAACGGCCGAAGCCATCGACGCTGACGGCTGGATGCACACCGGCGATCTCGCCGCGATGGACGACGACGGCTATGTGGTGATCGAAGGCCGGATCAAGGACATGGTGATCCGCGGCGGAGAGAACATCTACCCGCGCGAAATCGAGGAGTTCCTGTACACGCACCCGTCCATCCAGGACGTGCAGGTCATCGGCGTCCCGGACCCCAAATACGGCGAGGAGCTGATGGCCTGCATTATCCTCAAACCCGGCAGTGATTCGCTGGACGCCCCGGCTGTTGCGGAGTTCTGCCGGGGACGCCTGGCCCATTACAAGATCCCGCGCTACGTGGACGTGCGCGAGAGCTTCCCCATGACGGTGTCCGGGAAGATCCGCAAGGTGGAGATGCGTGAGGAAGCGGTGGCCCGGCTGGGCCTCTAG
- a CDS encoding putative quinol monooxygenase: protein MSAPIDLQATFIPNEGEFFRVKLALEIAIDDVVNEPGCIRYELTEASEDKLVITERWASEEDLEKHSKGTAVQDLNESLSALLAEPVKLERL, encoded by the coding sequence ATGAGTGCACCCATTGACCTGCAGGCAACGTTCATCCCTAACGAAGGCGAGTTTTTCCGTGTGAAGCTCGCGCTTGAAATCGCCATCGACGACGTGGTGAATGAGCCCGGCTGCATCCGGTACGAACTGACGGAGGCCAGTGAGGACAAGCTGGTCATCACGGAGCGCTGGGCGTCCGAGGAGGATCTGGAAAAGCATTCCAAGGGCACTGCCGTCCAGGACCTGAACGAGTCTTTGAGCGCCCTTCTTGCCGAACCCGTCAAGCTCGAACGCCTGTAG
- a CDS encoding thioredoxin family protein has translation MATVNITGEEFASTIEGNDIVLVDFWAEWCGPCKQFGPTYSAVSEKHSDVLFTKVDTEAEQQLAAEAGITSIPTLMAFREKVLVFSQPGALNAQQLEQVVDAVKALDMEEVHAHVARSRAEAEAAAKTGADAGNAGTPGPQDGSQIPGA, from the coding sequence ATGGCTACCGTTAACATCACAGGTGAAGAGTTCGCATCAACCATTGAAGGCAACGACATTGTCCTGGTTGACTTCTGGGCCGAATGGTGTGGACCCTGCAAGCAGTTTGGGCCTACCTACAGTGCTGTTTCCGAGAAGCACTCGGACGTCCTGTTCACGAAGGTGGACACCGAAGCCGAGCAGCAGCTCGCCGCCGAGGCCGGCATTACCTCCATCCCCACCCTGATGGCTTTCCGTGAAAAGGTGCTGGTATTTTCCCAGCCCGGTGCCCTGAACGCCCAGCAGCTGGAACAGGTGGTTGACGCCGTGAAGGCACTGGACATGGAGGAAGTGCATGCCCACGTGGCGCGCTCCCGGGCGGAAGCCGAGGCCGCGGCAAAAACGGGCGCAGACGCAGGGAACGCCGGCACCCCCGGTCCGCAGGACGGCTCGCAAATCCCCGGCGCCTGA
- a CDS encoding ABC transporter ATP-binding protein, whose amino-acid sequence MAHAISTRSLTKKFGRREVLHGVDFTVEAGSVFGVIGPNGAGKTTTMRCLLDIIRPTSGEVRVLGLDPRRGGPELRRRIGYLPGELFLEGRVTGRKLLAHYQAISGPVAPGRIDGLAERLGLDLDRHTRKLSRGNKQKLGLVQAFMHDPELLVLDEPTSGLDPLVQQEFHAMVREARHKGQTIFLSSHVLSEVQQTADTVAILRDGRIIAVESVSGLREGAVRHLRLSAGGVTAHDAVALLRAVPGVGQVEVLESDGSVTLSATMEGDIQPLVQALASLQLRDLVLEEPNLEESVLKMYSAPQEAAT is encoded by the coding sequence ATGGCCCACGCAATCTCCACCAGGTCCCTGACCAAGAAATTCGGCCGGCGGGAGGTGCTCCACGGTGTGGACTTCACCGTCGAGGCAGGCTCGGTATTCGGCGTCATCGGGCCAAATGGTGCAGGCAAGACCACCACCATGCGCTGCCTGCTGGACATCATCCGTCCCACGTCCGGAGAGGTGCGGGTCCTGGGCCTGGATCCCCGGCGGGGCGGTCCGGAGCTCCGCCGCCGCATCGGTTACCTTCCCGGTGAGCTGTTCCTGGAGGGGCGTGTCACGGGCCGGAAGCTTCTGGCCCACTACCAGGCCATCAGCGGTCCCGTGGCTCCGGGAAGGATCGATGGGCTGGCCGAACGGCTGGGACTTGACCTGGACCGGCATACGCGCAAGCTGTCCAGGGGCAACAAGCAGAAACTCGGCCTGGTGCAGGCGTTTATGCACGATCCGGAGCTCCTGGTCCTCGACGAGCCCACCAGTGGACTGGATCCGCTGGTCCAGCAGGAGTTCCACGCCATGGTTCGCGAAGCGCGGCACAAGGGCCAGACCATCTTCCTCAGCTCTCACGTTCTCAGCGAGGTCCAGCAGACCGCGGACACCGTGGCCATTCTTCGCGACGGCCGGATCATTGCGGTGGAATCAGTCAGCGGCCTTCGGGAAGGTGCCGTGCGGCACCTTCGGCTTTCCGCGGGCGGCGTTACCGCGCACGACGCCGTTGCGCTGCTGCGTGCGGTGCCCGGCGTCGGACAGGTGGAGGTGCTGGAGTCCGACGGCTCGGTGACGTTGTCCGCGACGATGGAAGGCGACATCCAGCCGCTGGTCCAGGCGCTCGCGTCGCTGCAGCTCAGGGACCTCGTGCTGGAGGAGCCCAATCTGGAGGAATCGGTGCTGAAGATGTATTCGGCCCCTCAGGAGGCCGCCACGTGA
- a CDS encoding ABC transporter permease subunit, translating to MSATLPLFRRAFLDTWRSTLGWAAGLAGATFLYLPLYPSIGGSAQMQEMIDALPAEMTKALNYDQIATGPGYTQATLYGLLGFLLMTIASVGWGAAAVGGDEESGQLELTLAHGVTRAQVVLERALALLLRVVLLAALVFVLVRLLNDSAQLNIRPENLFGAAVLFAGLALLSGTAALCAGAVSGRRTYGLAVGAAVGVLGYVFNAVGRQSPDVEWLLNLSPYHWAYGNSPVANGADWTAAAWLWGISAALVALAAVALNRRDVGA from the coding sequence GTGAGTGCCACCCTGCCGCTGTTCCGCCGGGCCTTTCTTGACACCTGGCGCTCCACCCTGGGCTGGGCCGCCGGTCTGGCCGGCGCGACGTTCCTGTACCTGCCGCTGTATCCGTCCATCGGCGGGAGCGCCCAAATGCAGGAGATGATCGATGCCCTGCCCGCCGAAATGACCAAGGCCCTGAACTACGACCAGATAGCCACCGGTCCCGGCTACACCCAGGCCACGCTCTACGGGCTGCTCGGGTTCCTGCTGATGACCATCGCCTCCGTGGGATGGGGTGCGGCCGCCGTTGGCGGAGACGAGGAATCGGGCCAGCTTGAGCTGACCCTCGCCCACGGCGTGACGCGCGCCCAGGTGGTGCTGGAACGGGCGCTCGCCCTGCTGCTGAGGGTAGTGCTGCTCGCGGCGCTGGTGTTCGTGCTGGTCCGGCTGCTGAACGATTCTGCCCAGCTGAACATCCGGCCGGAGAACCTGTTTGGTGCGGCGGTGCTTTTCGCCGGCCTGGCGCTCCTGAGCGGAACCGCGGCGCTCTGCGCAGGAGCCGTGTCCGGCCGCAGGACCTACGGGCTCGCCGTCGGCGCCGCCGTGGGTGTCCTGGGCTACGTTTTCAACGCCGTCGGCCGGCAGAGCCCGGACGTCGAGTGGCTGCTCAACCTGAGCCCCTACCACTGGGCGTACGGGAATTCCCCTGTAGCCAACGGGGCAGACTGGACAGCGGCTGCCTGGCTGTGGGGCATCTCGGCAGCGCTGGTGGCCCTCGCAGCAGTCGCGCTGAACAGGCGCGACGTCGGGGCGTAG